Part of the Acidimicrobiales bacterium genome is shown below.
GCCGGACGAAGGCGAGAACGTCCTCCACGGTCACCCCTTCGGGCAGCAACCCCAGGCCGGCGGCGTCGCGGAGGAGCTCCTCCTGGCTCTTGGGCCACCACGACGGCGAGACCGAGCCGTCGATGGCGGCCGGCTCCACCGGCCGCCCCTCGTTCGACGACTGGTAGACGGCAAAGGCGAGCTGGAGGGTCTTGACCGCGGTTTCCGGGTCCAGTTCCGGCTGCCGCCCCGACAGGACGGCATCGACGAACGCCTCGGCGGCCCGCCGGAAGCTGACCTCGTAGCGGGCGTCGACGTCGGTGACCTCCGTGGTCGTCCGGCCGGAGCGGATCAACACCGGCGGCAGGTCCAGCAGCCGGCCCGACAGCCGCGTCACCCAGATGAATCCGGCCGTGCCCTGGATCTCGAAGAACTCGTCGGCGCCGTACCAGTCGCTGGGGATGAACATCTCGGGGGCGTGGGACACCTCCATCAGGCCCAGGAGGTCGGGGCGGGAGTACTCGAAGACCGCCGCCGCCGGGGACTCGAAGAACAGAGGTCCCTTGCGGACGACGGACTGGACCCGCGCCACGTCCTCATCGACCAGCCAGAGGGCCATGGCGTACTTGTGGATCACGTCGTCGAAGAGATGGCCGCCCGGGCTGTGGGCGTCGAACCGCCACGTGTAGCCCTCCGGGTCGAGCTGGGCCTGGAACTCGGAGTCGGTCTCACCCACGACGGTCTTGATCCGCAGGACCGTCGGCGTGCCGATGGCCCCGTCCCGCACGGCCTGGCGGGCCCGTTCGAGGGGCGGG
Proteins encoded:
- a CDS encoding Gfo/Idh/MocA family oxidoreductase; translated protein: MTNDLLRLGVVGVGNISQLNVPGYLGDPRCRVVALCDPNLDRATAAAAGWGVPRVYATLEELLADDEVDAVEILSPTHLHTPHVLAAAAAGKHVSCQKPIATSVADAKKMVEACRRAGVVFRVTENCCHYPPLERARQAVRDGAIGTPTVLRIKTVVGETDSEFQAQLDPEGYTWRFDAHSPGGHLFDDVIHKYAMALWLVDEDVARVQSVVRKGPLFFESPAAAVFEYSRPDLLGLMEVSHAPEMFIPSDWYGADEFFEIQGTAGFIWVTRLSGRLLDLPPVLIRSGRTTTEVTDVDARYEVSFRRAAEAFVDAVLSGRQPELDPETAVKTLQLAFAVYQSSNEGRPVEPAAIDGSVSPSWWPKSQEELLRDAAGLGLLPEGVTVEDVLAFVRPEAD